The nucleotide window CTTTTAAAACAATGGAAAATTCATGCTGAAAAAGAGCTGGATGCTGTTCATAGGAAAGCATCCAAAGAAAGGGTTTTATCCGGATTGGAACATTATTTTTCTCCAACAGATATTATTTCGGTTTCATCTGCAAAAAACTTAAAAACACATCTATTATATAAAATTGCTGCGGTTATTATTCTGCTTTTGTCCTTGGGAGGAATTTTCACCTACACCATGTTTATCAGGCCTGATGTTTATATGGCCAAATCAGGAAACCGTACTGTTCATCTTGAAGATGGATCGGTAGTTACCCTTTTACCGGGAGCTGAAATGACCGTAGCAAAATCATTTCCTGCTGATACCAGAGTGGTGGATTTAAAAGGGGATGCCATATTCTCCGTGGCCAAATCAAAACTGCATCCTTTCATTGTTCGTGCAGACGGCTTCAGCACCAAAGTATTGGGAACCGTATTTAAAATTTCACAATCCGGGAAGAAAAAAGCGGTCGATCTTTATGAAGGGAAGGTGGCTGTATCTTCTCCGGGAGTTCCGGTTTCTTTCCTTACACCGAATCAGAAATGGACCAATTTCGGGATTGCCCATACAACTGCGGTCATATCATTGAAACCGGTCAGGAAATCAGCCGGCAAAGTTTCTTCAATATTGTCTTTAAGCTTTAATGATGTCCCGCTAAAAGAGGTGGTAACTGTTCTGGAAAACAGCTATAACACCAAAGTATTGTATCCTAAAGAAGCTGAAGACAGAAAAATCACGGCAGACTTTACTGGAGGAACAGTCGGTGAAAATATTGAATCGCTGGCTTTTATCCTTGGACTGGAAGTGCAGAAAAAAG belongs to Chryseobacterium gleum and includes:
- a CDS encoding FecR family protein; the encoded protein is MKKRLTYKNIESFVFRLWEREVSEDPVSEKENQLLKQWKIHAEKELDAVHRKASKERVLSGLEHYFSPTDIISVSSAKNLKTHLLYKIAAVIILLLSLGGIFTYTMFIRPDVYMAKSGNRTVHLEDGSVVTLLPGAEMTVAKSFPADTRVVDLKGDAIFSVAKSKLHPFIVRADGFSTKVLGTVFKISQSGKKKAVDLYEGKVAVSSPGVPVSFLTPNQKWTNFGIAHTTAVISLKPVRKSAGKVSSILSLSFNDVPLKEVVTVLENSYNTKVLYPKEAEDRKITADFTGGTVGENIESLAFILGLEVQKKENTYILKK